From one Triticum urartu cultivar G1812 chromosome 3, Tu2.1, whole genome shotgun sequence genomic stretch:
- the LOC125543206 gene encoding embryo-specific protein ATS3A-like has translation MATAPPSRLLLLALLSCLSLISAAPSLRPLPRAAADDGLARATGSPSSPSGRGVGARTCWYTVQIKTSCSSPARTSDAISLAFGDVYRDEVYAARLGGAAGAFDRCATDTFKIGGPCGYGACYLYLRRAGRTGWTPEWVRVYEPTAPSAPSTFRYGDPLPNNVWYGFNRCPRLASSTSTSSSSPSSGAGAAQAM, from the coding sequence ATGGCGACGGCGCCGCCGTCgcggctcctcctcctcgccctgCTCTCCTGCCTGAGCCTCATCTCCGCCGCCCCGTCGCTCCGGCCGctcccgcgcgccgccgccgacgacggCCTCGCGCGGGCCACCGGCAGCCCCTCGTCGCCTTCGGGGCGAGGCGTGGGCGCGCGGACGTGCTGGTACACGGTGCAGATCAAGACGAGCTGCTCGTCCCCGGCGCGCACGTCGGACGCGATCAGCCTGGCGTTCGGGGACGTGTACCGCGACGAGGTGTACGCGGCGCGGCTGGGCGGCGCCGCCGGCGCGTTCGACCGGTGCGCCACCGACACGTTCAAGATCGGCGGGCCCTGCGGGTACGGCGCCTGCTACCTCTACCTCCGCCGCGCCGGCCGCACCGGGTGGACGCCCGAGTGGGTGAGGGTGTACGAGCCCACCGCCCCCAGCGCGCCCTCCACCTTCCGCTACGGCGACCCGCTCCCCAACAACGTCTGGTACGGCTTCAACCGCTGCCCGCGCCTcgcctcctccacctccacctcgtCGTCGTCTCCTTCCTCTGGCGCTGGTGCTGCGCAGGCGATGTAG